The following are encoded in a window of Fusobacterium simiae genomic DNA:
- the secA gene encoding preprotein translocase subunit SecA, with amino-acid sequence MISSLLKKIFGTKNDREIKALTKEVEKINALESEYEKLSDEDLKNKTNIFKERLKNGETLDDILVEAFATVREASKRILGLRHYDVQLIGGIVLHQGKITEMKTGEGKTLVATCPVYLNALAGHGVHVITVNDYLAKRDRDQMSRLYGFLGLSSGVILNGLPTEQRKKSYNSDITYGTNSEFGFDYLRDNMVSSLDQKVQRELNFCIVDEVDSILIDEARTPLIISGAAEDKIKWYQVSFQVVSMLNRSYETEKIKNIKEKKAMNIPDEKWGDYEVDEKSRVIVFTEKGVKRVEQILKIDNLYSPEYVELTHFLNQALKAKELFKRDRDYLVRENGEVVIIDEFTGRAMEGRRYSDGLHQAIEAKEGVKIASENQTLATITLQNYFRMYKKLSGMTGTAETEATEFMHTYGLEVVVIPTNLPVIRKDDADLVYKTKKEKINAIIDRIQELYEKGQPVLVGTISIKSSEELSDLLKKKKIPHNVLNAKYHAKEAEIVAQAGRYKAVTIATNMAGRGTDIMLGGNPEFMALAEVGSRDDERFPEVLAKYQEQCAKEKEQVLALGGLFILGTERHESRRIDNQLRGRSGRQGDPGESEFYLSLEDDLMRLFGSERVMVWMDRLKLPEGEPITHRMINSAIEKAQKKIEARNFGIRKNLLEFDDVMNKQRTTIYANRNEVLEIDNLKDTIMEMLHKNITEKIYEKFAPEMREDWDIDGLNEYLKNFYAYEEKDDKAYLRHTKDEYVERIYNALVQQYDKKEQELGSDLMRKLEKHILFDVVDNRWREHLKSLDGLRESIYLRAYGQRDPVTEYKLISSQIFEEMIATIQEQATSFLFKVIVKSEPVKDEEEEIEEAEIKEVKNTDGLCPCGSGKPYEKCCGR; translated from the coding sequence ATGATAAGTAGTTTACTTAAAAAGATTTTTGGGACTAAGAATGACAGAGAAATAAAAGCTCTAACAAAAGAAGTCGAAAAAATCAATGCATTAGAATCTGAATATGAAAAACTTTCAGATGAAGATTTAAAGAACAAAACAAATATCTTTAAAGAAAGATTAAAAAATGGTGAAACTCTTGATGATATTTTAGTTGAGGCATTTGCAACAGTTAGAGAAGCCTCAAAAAGAATTTTAGGTTTAAGGCATTATGATGTACAGTTAATTGGAGGTATAGTTTTACACCAAGGAAAAATTACAGAAATGAAAACAGGGGAAGGTAAAACTTTGGTTGCAACTTGTCCAGTTTACTTAAATGCCCTTGCAGGTCATGGTGTACATGTAATAACAGTAAATGATTACTTGGCAAAGAGAGATAGAGATCAGATGTCAAGATTATATGGATTTTTAGGTTTAAGTTCGGGAGTTATCTTAAACGGACTTCCAACTGAACAAAGGAAAAAATCTTATAATTCAGATATAACTTATGGTACAAACTCAGAATTTGGATTTGATTACTTAAGAGATAACATGGTATCAAGTTTGGATCAAAAAGTACAAAGAGAACTTAACTTCTGTATAGTGGATGAAGTTGACTCAATACTTATTGATGAAGCAAGAACTCCGTTAATAATTTCTGGAGCAGCTGAAGATAAAATTAAATGGTATCAAGTATCTTTTCAAGTTGTATCTATGCTTAATAGAAGTTATGAAACAGAAAAGATAAAAAATATTAAAGAAAAGAAAGCTATGAATATCCCCGATGAAAAATGGGGAGATTATGAAGTCGATGAAAAATCGAGAGTTATAGTATTCACAGAAAAAGGTGTTAAGAGAGTAGAACAAATCTTAAAGATTGATAATCTATATTCACCTGAATATGTTGAATTAACTCATTTTTTAAATCAAGCATTGAAAGCTAAAGAATTATTTAAAAGAGATAGAGATTATTTAGTCAGAGAAAATGGAGAAGTAGTAATAATTGATGAATTTACAGGAAGAGCTATGGAAGGTAGAAGATATTCTGATGGACTTCACCAAGCTATAGAAGCTAAAGAAGGAGTTAAGATTGCTAGTGAAAACCAAACTCTTGCTACTATAACACTTCAAAATTATTTTAGAATGTACAAGAAATTATCTGGGATGACTGGTACTGCTGAAACAGAAGCAACAGAATTTATGCACACTTATGGATTAGAAGTTGTTGTTATTCCTACTAATTTACCAGTTATAAGAAAAGATGATGCAGACTTAGTTTACAAGACTAAAAAAGAAAAAATTAATGCAATTATTGATAGAATACAGGAACTATATGAAAAAGGACAACCTGTTTTAGTTGGTACAATTTCAATTAAGAGTTCAGAAGAATTATCAGATTTATTAAAGAAAAAAAAGATTCCTCATAATGTATTAAATGCAAAATACCATGCTAAAGAAGCTGAAATAGTTGCTCAAGCAGGTAGATATAAAGCTGTAACAATAGCTACAAATATGGCAGGTAGAGGGACAGATATTATGCTTGGAGGAAATCCTGAATTTATGGCTCTTGCTGAAGTAGGCTCAAGAGATGATGAAAGATTCCCAGAAGTCTTAGCAAAATATCAAGAACAATGTGCTAAAGAAAAAGAACAGGTTTTAGCTTTAGGTGGTTTATTTATACTTGGTACTGAAAGACATGAATCAAGAAGAATAGATAACCAATTAAGAGGAAGATCTGGTAGGCAAGGAGACCCAGGAGAATCGGAATTCTATTTATCGCTTGAAGATGATTTAATGAGATTATTTGGTTCTGAAAGAGTAATGGTTTGGATGGATAGATTGAAACTTCCTGAAGGAGAGCCAATAACTCATAGAATGATAAATTCTGCTATTGAAAAAGCTCAAAAGAAAATAGAAGCTAGAAACTTTGGAATAAGAAAAAATCTGCTTGAATTTGATGATGTTATGAACAAACAAAGAACGACTATATATGCAAATAGAAATGAAGTTCTTGAAATTGATAATTTAAAAGATACAATAATGGAAATGCTTCATAAAAATATTACAGAAAAAATATATGAAAAATTTGCTCCTGAAATGAGAGAAGATTGGGATATTGATGGACTAAATGAATATCTAAAAAATTTTTATGCTTATGAAGAAAAAGATGATAAAGCATATTTAAGACATACAAAAGATGAATATGTAGAAAGAATTTATAATGCTTTAGTTCAACAATATGATAAAAAAGAACAAGAACTTGGTTCAGATTTAATGAGAAAACTTGAAAAACATATTTTATTTGATGTTGTTGATAATAGATGGAGAGAACATTTAAAATCTCTTGATGGATTGCGAGAAAGTATCTATTTAAGAGCTTATGGTCAAAGAGATCCAGTGACTGAATACAAATTAATTTCAAGTCAAATATTTGAAGAAATGATAGCAACAATTCAAGAACAAGCTACCTCATTCTTATTTAAGGTTATTGTAAAATCTGAGCCAGTAAAAGATGAGGAAGAGGAGATTGAAGAAGCAGAAATTAAAGAAGTCAAAAACACAGATGGTTTATGTCCATGTGGAAGTGGAAAACCTTATGAAAAATGCTGTGGTAGATAA
- a CDS encoding membrane lipoprotein lipid attachment site-containing protein — protein sequence MKKILFFLVMIFTLVSCSSTTVTKKGLIEKYSLNKESAHNWETTMSKVMVAEATNPDWYGEENPLVNFRKQGKMSEREYYFLDYLGKTPANEISDDDFNRFTKILTSYVNKMPRKFIIEVTNIKDPKGLVDYMVKESNSPQLDNPSKYIKEVVADKEEWAQIVAMSQQSDLKDKDVKKLRKLLASFVKRDNFYNEQVWYQLEVSDRMIQLANLAKKPDKTKLEMNNVNAKALYLAYPQFLSKVDRWGR from the coding sequence ATGAAAAAAATATTATTTTTTTTAGTGATGATTTTTACTTTAGTATCTTGTAGTTCAACTACTGTAACAAAAAAAGGTTTAATTGAAAAGTATTCTTTAAACAAAGAGTCAGCCCATAATTGGGAAACTACTATGTCAAAAGTTATGGTGGCTGAAGCGACAAATCCCGATTGGTATGGAGAAGAAAATCCTTTGGTTAATTTTAGAAAACAAGGAAAAATGTCTGAAAGAGAATACTATTTCTTAGATTATTTAGGAAAAACACCTGCTAATGAAATTTCTGATGATGATTTTAACCGTTTTACTAAAATATTAACATCTTATGTTAATAAAATGCCAAGAAAATTCATAATTGAAGTTACTAACATAAAAGATCCAAAAGGTTTAGTGGATTATATGGTGAAAGAATCAAATTCTCCTCAATTAGATAATCCTTCTAAATATATAAAAGAAGTGGTTGCTGATAAAGAAGAATGGGCACAAATAGTGGCAATGTCTCAACAATCTGATTTAAAAGATAAAGATGTAAAAAAATTAAGAAAATTATTGGCCTCTTTTGTAAAGAGAGATAATTTCTATAATGAACAAGTATGGTATCAATTAGAAGTTTCTGATAGAATGATTCAACTTGCAAATTTAGCTAAGAAACCTGATAAAACAAAATTAGAAATGAACAATGTTAATGCTAAGGCATTATACCTAGCTTATCCTCAATTCTTATCTAAGGTTGATAGATGGGGTAGATAA
- the serS gene encoding serine--tRNA ligase: MLELKFMRENVEMLKEMLKNRNSDIDMNAFVALDTKRREILSEVENLKRERNNVSAEIASLKKEKKDANHLIEKMGGVSTKIKELDNELAEIDAKLLNIQLTIPNVYHSSTPIGPDENYNVEVKRWGEPRKFDFEPKPHWEIGENLGILDFERGAKLSGSRFVLYRGAAARLERALINFMLDVHTLEEGYTEHITPFMVKAEVCEGTGQLPKFEEDMYKTTDDMYLISTSEITMTNIHRKEILEQSELPKYYTAYSPCFRREAGSYGKDVKGLIRVHQFNKVEMVKITDAESSYDELDKMVKNAETILQRLELPYRIIQLCSGDLGFSAAMTYDLEVWLPSQNKYREISSCSNCEAFQARRMTLKYRVPNGSEFCHTLNGSGLAVGRTLVAIMENYQQEDGSFLVPKVLIPYMGGIDVIKK; the protein is encoded by the coding sequence ATGTTAGAATTAAAATTTATGCGTGAAAATGTTGAAATGCTAAAAGAAATGTTAAAGAACAGAAACAGTGATATTGATATGAATGCTTTTGTAGCATTAGATACTAAAAGAAGAGAAATTTTATCCGAAGTAGAAAATTTAAAAAGGGAAAGAAATAATGTATCTGCTGAAATTGCAAGTTTAAAGAAAGAAAAAAAAGATGCTAACCATTTAATAGAAAAAATGGGAGGAGTTTCAACTAAAATAAAAGAATTAGATAATGAACTTGCTGAAATAGATGCAAAATTATTAAATATTCAATTGACTATACCTAATGTATATCATTCATCAACTCCTATTGGTCCAGATGAAAATTATAATGTTGAAGTAAAAAGATGGGGCGAACCCAGAAAATTTGATTTTGAACCAAAGCCACATTGGGAAATTGGAGAAAATCTAGGAATATTAGATTTTGAAAGAGGAGCAAAGTTAAGTGGTTCAAGGTTTGTCCTATATAGAGGAGCTGCTGCAAGATTAGAAAGAGCTCTTATTAACTTTATGCTTGATGTTCATACTTTGGAAGAAGGATATACAGAACATATCACTCCATTTATGGTAAAGGCTGAAGTTTGTGAAGGAACAGGTCAGCTTCCAAAATTTGAAGAAGATATGTATAAAACAACCGATGATATGTATTTAATTTCTACTTCTGAAATTACTATGACTAATATCCATAGAAAAGAAATTTTAGAACAATCTGAATTACCTAAATATTATACTGCTTATTCTCCTTGTTTTAGAAGAGAAGCAGGTTCTTATGGAAAAGATGTAAAAGGTTTGATAAGAGTTCATCAATTCAATAAGGTAGAGATGGTAAAAATAACTGATGCAGAATCTTCTTATGATGAGCTTGATAAAATGGTTAAAAATGCTGAAACAATATTGCAAAGATTGGAATTACCTTATCGTATAATTCAACTTTGTTCTGGTGATTTAGGATTTAGTGCTGCTATGACTTATGATTTAGAAGTTTGGTTACCATCTCAAAATAAATATAGAGAAATTTCTTCTTGTTCAAACTGTGAAGCTTTCCAAGCTAGAAGAATGACTCTAAAATATAGAGTGCCTAATGGAAGTGAATTCTGTCATACTTTAAATGGTTCAGGGCTTGCAGTTGGAAGAACATTGGTCGCTATCATGGAAAACTACCAACAAGAAGATGGCTCTTTCTTAGTTCCTAAGGTATTAATTCCTTATATGGGTGGAATAGATGTTATTAAAAAGTAG